The following coding sequences are from one Photobacterium angustum window:
- a CDS encoding outer membrane protein gives MKKILLPLALVLTTASGVALADQTGPYVGASLGNATTDLKADHWEHNYDENVVAYGLYGGYNFTENLGLEATLGQTGEQDNIKKGYATLTPRVMMPLNDQLSLFAKAGVAYVAVDGDYDGIGNMNRHDIDVDGFGWTAGAGVNFAVAEHIDLRAGIDYLSTDLEKADNDKDLNIDSETTMYYVGVNYNF, from the coding sequence ATGAAAAAGATTCTATTACCATTAGCACTTGTTCTTACAACAGCATCTGGCGTAGCACTTGCCGATCAGACAGGTCCATACGTAGGTGCAAGCCTTGGTAATGCAACAACGGATCTTAAAGCTGACCATTGGGAACATAACTACGACGAAAATGTAGTTGCATACGGCTTATACGGTGGTTACAACTTCACTGAAAATCTTGGTCTTGAAGCAACATTAGGCCAAACTGGCGAACAAGATAACATTAAAAAAGGTTACGCGACTCTGACTCCTCGCGTAATGATGCCACTTAATGATCAGTTATCCCTATTTGCAAAAGCAGGTGTCGCTTACGTTGCTGTTGATGGCGATTACGATGGCATCGGCAATATGAACCGTCACGATATTGATGTTGATGGTTTTGGCTGGACTGCAGGTGCGGGTGTTAACTTTGCTGTTGCTGAACACATCGATCTTCGTGCTGGCATTGATTATCTATCAACAGATCTTGAAAAAGCGGATAACGACAAAGATTTAAACATCGACTCAGAAACAACGATGTACTACGTAGGTGTTAACTACAATTTCTAA